One Actinomyces respiraculi DNA window includes the following coding sequences:
- a CDS encoding L-ribulose-5-phosphate 4-epimerase has translation MSEKIVLAELDADLQAAVAATRQKVADLHAELPRWGLVVWTAGNVSERVVLDGVPTALFVIKPSGVSYDELGTDNMVVCTLDGEKIVDGTPDSLAPSSDTAAHAYVYRNMEGVGGVVHTHSTYATAWAARREPIPCALTMMGDEFGGEIPVGPFALIGDDSIGRGIVETLRGSTSPAVLMANHGPFTVGKDARAAVKAAVMCEEVARTVHIARQGGEIHLIPQDLVDRLNDRYQNVYGQH, from the coding sequence ATGTCCGAGAAGATCGTCCTCGCCGAGCTCGACGCCGACCTCCAGGCCGCCGTCGCCGCCACCCGCCAGAAGGTCGCCGACCTGCACGCCGAGCTGCCCCGCTGGGGCCTGGTCGTGTGGACCGCCGGAAACGTCTCCGAGCGGGTCGTGCTCGACGGCGTCCCGACAGCCCTGTTCGTCATCAAGCCCTCCGGCGTCTCCTACGACGAGCTCGGCACCGACAACATGGTGGTGTGCACCCTCGACGGCGAGAAGATCGTCGACGGCACCCCCGACTCCCTCGCCCCGTCCTCGGACACGGCGGCGCACGCCTACGTCTACCGCAACATGGAGGGCGTGGGCGGCGTCGTGCACACGCACTCGACCTACGCCACCGCCTGGGCCGCCCGCCGAGAGCCCATCCCCTGCGCCCTGACGATGATGGGCGACGAGTTCGGCGGCGAGATCCCCGTGGGCCCCTTCGCCCTCATCGGCGACGACTCGATCGGGCGCGGCATTGTCGAGACGCTGCGTGGCTCGACGTCCCCGGCGGTCCTCATGGCCAACCACGGCCCCTTCACCGTCGGTAAGGACGCGCGCGCCGCGGTCAAGGCTGCGGTCATGTGCGAGGAGGTCGCGCGCACCGTGCACATTGCCCGGCAGGGCGGTGAGATTCACCTCATCCCCCAGGACCTCGTGGACCGTCTCAACGACCGCTACCAGAACGTCTACGGCCAGCACTGA
- the radA gene encoding DNA repair protein RadA: MSPSPARSSTSKKARTSYICTECGWESPKWLGQCRECKAWGTLTEFVEAPAVGAPAVGAPAMGGAALARAAAVRPDVPAQPIGEVSAEAARARPTGVGELDRVLGGGIVPGAVVLLAGEPGVGKSTLLLDVAAKAAAVSRERGEGPVLYVTGEESASQVRLRAERIEAIDPALLLASETELGALLGHIEDTGPSLLVVDSVQTIASAQVEGSAGGVTQVRAVAGTLIAVAKERGIPVLLVGHVTKDGGIAGPRVLEHLVDVVCQFEGARHARLRLLRAAKNRYGPTDEVGCFDLGDRGIVGLEDPSGLFLSSARSEVPGTCATVTLEGRRPMPVEVQALVAATHAGSPRRTTSGLDHSRVAMALAVLQARMRVDTSSADVYLSTVGGARTGEPATDLPVAIAVVSAARNLPTPAGLVAFGEVGLTGEVRATVGIQRRLAEAARLGFDRAIVPLAGSAELRPVPGMQVLPVSHLGEAIGAALPRG; encoded by the coding sequence ATGAGCCCCTCACCTGCCCGCTCCAGCACCTCGAAGAAGGCGCGCACGTCCTACATCTGCACTGAGTGCGGCTGGGAGAGCCCCAAGTGGCTCGGGCAGTGCCGCGAGTGCAAGGCGTGGGGCACGCTCACGGAGTTCGTCGAGGCTCCCGCCGTCGGTGCTCCCGCCGTCGGTGCTCCCGCCATGGGCGGTGCTGCCCTGGCGCGAGCCGCAGCCGTGCGCCCGGATGTGCCCGCGCAACCCATCGGTGAGGTCTCGGCTGAGGCGGCCCGCGCCCGACCCACCGGGGTTGGTGAGCTCGACCGCGTGCTCGGCGGAGGGATCGTGCCCGGCGCCGTCGTTCTGCTGGCCGGGGAGCCCGGCGTCGGCAAGTCCACCCTGCTGCTCGACGTCGCCGCCAAGGCCGCGGCCGTCTCCCGCGAGCGCGGCGAGGGGCCTGTCCTGTATGTCACCGGCGAGGAGTCCGCCAGCCAGGTGCGGCTGCGCGCCGAGCGCATCGAGGCCATCGACCCGGCTCTCCTGCTCGCCAGCGAGACCGAGCTGGGCGCGCTCCTCGGCCACATCGAGGACACCGGGCCCTCCCTGCTCGTTGTCGACTCGGTCCAGACCATCGCCTCGGCCCAGGTGGAGGGCTCCGCCGGCGGCGTCACCCAGGTGCGGGCTGTGGCCGGTACGCTCATCGCCGTCGCCAAGGAGCGGGGCATCCCCGTGCTCCTGGTCGGGCACGTGACGAAGGACGGCGGGATCGCGGGGCCGCGCGTCCTCGAGCACCTGGTCGACGTCGTCTGCCAGTTCGAGGGGGCCCGGCATGCGCGCCTGCGTCTGCTGCGCGCCGCGAAGAACCGCTATGGGCCCACGGACGAGGTCGGCTGCTTCGACCTCGGGGACCGGGGCATCGTCGGCCTGGAGGACCCGAGTGGCCTGTTCCTGTCCTCCGCCCGCTCCGAGGTCCCAGGCACGTGCGCGACCGTCACCCTTGAGGGGCGCCGTCCCATGCCGGTGGAGGTCCAGGCTCTCGTCGCCGCCACGCACGCGGGCTCCCCGCGGCGCACCACCTCGGGCCTGGACCACTCGCGTGTGGCGATGGCGCTGGCGGTCCTGCAGGCGCGCATGCGTGTGGACACCTCCAGTGCGGACGTCTACCTGTCCACGGTGGGCGGGGCCAGGACGGGGGAACCCGCCACGGACCTGCCGGTGGCGATCGCCGTTGTCTCCGCCGCCCGGAACCTGCCCACGCCCGCGGGGCTCGTGGCGTTTGGGGAGGTGGGCCTGACCGGGGAGGTGCGGGCGACGGTGGGGATTCAGCGGCGTCTGGCGGAGGCGGCCCGCCTGGGCTTCGACCGGGCGATCGTGCCGCTGGCCGGCTCGGCCGAGCTCAGGCCGGTGCCCGGGATGCAGGTCCTGCCGGTGAGCCACCTCGGCGAGGCCATCGGCGCGGCCCTCCCCCGCGGCTGA
- the disA gene encoding DNA integrity scanning diadenylate cyclase DisA, with product MTNAHARSLRDTLALIAPGTVLRDGLERILRGRTGAIIVLGFDETVEAISSGGFTLDVELSAARLRELSKMDGAVVIDRDANRIRLANVQLMPNSSIETSEAGMRHRTAERVARQTGYPVLSVSQSMQIISLYVDGIRHVIEPSEAILARTNQALAILERYTTRLARTSSGLDTLEIEDMVTVRDVATVLQLLEMVRRIASDIDDYVIELGTDGRLLALQHEELTRGLMAEREFLLSDYLPADLDTATVDARLKWVGAPALLDLAMVARSMGLGGPDGQDLDASLSPRGLRLMSKIPRLPLVTAREIAEHWGSLQGILGATVEELQAVDGVGARRARTVRDGLSRLAEASLIDRFG from the coding sequence ATGACCAACGCCCACGCGAGATCCCTGCGCGACACGCTCGCCCTCATCGCCCCCGGCACCGTCCTGCGCGACGGACTCGAGCGCATTCTGCGCGGCCGCACCGGCGCGATCATCGTGCTCGGCTTCGACGAGACCGTCGAGGCCATCTCCTCGGGCGGCTTCACCCTCGACGTCGAGCTCTCCGCCGCGCGCCTGCGCGAGCTGTCCAAGATGGACGGTGCCGTCGTCATCGACCGGGACGCGAACCGCATCCGCCTGGCCAACGTCCAGCTCATGCCCAACTCCTCCATCGAGACGAGCGAGGCCGGCATGCGCCACCGCACGGCCGAGCGGGTCGCGCGTCAGACCGGTTATCCAGTGTTGTCCGTGTCCCAGTCGATGCAGATCATCTCCCTGTACGTCGATGGCATCCGGCACGTCATCGAGCCGAGCGAGGCGATCCTCGCGCGCACCAACCAGGCCCTGGCCATCCTGGAGCGCTACACGACGCGGTTGGCCCGTACCTCCTCGGGGCTGGACACCTTGGAGATCGAGGACATGGTCACCGTCCGCGACGTCGCCACCGTCCTGCAACTGCTGGAGATGGTGCGTCGTATCGCCTCCGACATCGACGACTACGTCATCGAGCTCGGCACCGACGGCCGGCTCCTGGCCCTGCAGCACGAGGAGCTGACGCGCGGACTCATGGCCGAGCGCGAGTTCCTCCTGTCTGACTACCTGCCCGCGGATCTCGACACCGCCACCGTCGACGCCCGTCTCAAGTGGGTCGGGGCCCCCGCCCTGCTCGACCTGGCGATGGTCGCCCGCTCCATGGGGCTGGGTGGCCCCGACGGCCAGGACCTCGATGCCTCCCTGTCGCCCCGGGGCCTGCGGCTGATGTCGAAGATCCCCCGACTGCCGCTGGTGACGGCGCGGGAGATCGCCGAGCACTGGGGATCCCTGCAGGGGATCCTCGGGGCCACGGTCGAGGAGCTGCAGGCGGTCGACGGCGTCGGGGCGCGCAGGGCCCGCACGGTGCGCGACGGCCTGTCCCGTCTTGCTGAGGCCTCCCTCATCGACCGTTTCGGCTGA